One Rouxiella sp. S1S-2 genomic window, TGAAACAGACAGCATTGACTCCCACGTTGACGACACGCTTATCGCAGGCGCAGGACTGTGCGATAAGGAAGCGGTCGAATTCATCGCCAGTAATGCCAAGCACTGCGTGCAGTGGCTAATCAATCAGGGCGTTTTGTTTGACACTGAAACCAGCGACAGTACCGAACGTTATCATCTCACGCGAGAAGGCGGCCACAGCCATCGGCGTATTCTGCATACTGCTGATGCAACTGGCAAAGAAGTAGAAACCACGCTGGTAGGTAAAGCAAGAGCCCACCCCAATATTAGCGTAAAAGAGCGCTATAACGCGGTTGACCTTATTACTTCAAGCAAACTGGGCCTGCCCGGTACACAGCGGGTTGTTGGCGCCTACGTATGGAATCGCGATATTGAGCAGGTCGAAACGATGCGCGCCAAATCGGTGGTGCTGGCGACCGGCGGGGCTGCCAAAGTCTATCAATACACCACCAATCCCGACGTTGCCTCAGGTGACGGCATCGCCATGGCCTGGCGTGCGGGTTGTCGAGTCGCCAATCTCGAATTCAACCAGTTTCACCCAACCTGCCTTTACCATCCTCAGGCACGCAATTTTCTACTGACAGAGGCGCTGCGCGGTGAAGGCGCATACCTCAAGCGCCCTGACGGCACGCGCTTTATGCCCGATTTCGACCCGCGTGGCGAGCTGGCACCGCGTGACGTAGTGGCTCGCGCTATCGATCACGAGATGAAACGGCTCGGCGCCGACTGCATGTATCTGGATATCAGCCATCGCCCGCCTGAATTCATCAAACATCACTTCCCGATGATTGACGAAAAACTGCTTTCATTAGGCATTGACCTGACCCGGGAGGCGATCCCGATAGTGCCTGCTGCACACTACACCTGTGGCGGCGTGATGGTGGACCAACACGGCAGAACGGATCTTGATGGGCTGTATGCCATTGGTGAAGTCAGCTATACCGGGTTGCACGGCGCGAATCGCCTGGCGTCTAACTCATTGCTCGAGTGCCTGGTGTATGGCTGGTCAGCGGCCGAGGATATTTTACAGCGCCTGCCGAACATCAAAATGCCCAAAAGCCTGCCGCCATGGGACGAAAGCAAGGTAGATGACTCAGACGAAAAAGTGGTTATACAGCACAACTGGCACGAGCTGCGGCTATTTATGTGGGACTACGTCGGTATTGTTCGTACCACCAAACGTCTGGAACGCGCACTGCGCCGCATCACTACCCTGCAGCTGGAAATTGACGAATATTATGCCAATTTCCGTATCTCAAATAATTTGCTGGAGCTGCGTAACCTGGTTCAGGTAGCTGAGCTCATCGTACGCAGTGCCATGGCAAGGAAAGAGAGTCGCGGCTTGCACTTCACGCTTGACTATCCAGACTTGCTCGAACACTCACAGCCGACGATTTTACAACCATGAATTCCCTGACCTCAGATTTAAATCAAAAATGAATCGGAAAGAAATCAGGAATAACTCAGTAATTCAGATAAAAATCAGTAATCAAAGCTCTGAACTCCGCGCTATAAACGTTAAGTTTCTCGCGGAGTGCCAGCTCCTGATAGTCGGGCAGCTGAGCCTGCTTTGATAGCGCGAGCAGCATGCGATTTAAGGGTTTTTCTGGCCGGTCACGAATATCGAGACGCGCCTGAGTGTGCCACCCAAGGGCCTGCCCCGCCTTTTCGAACGACAGCCCTATGTCATAAGGCAGTACCACGCAAAAAGTGCCGTTTGCCGTGAGAAGATTATTAGCGCACTCCAACAGCGC contains:
- the nadB gene encoding L-aspartate oxidase, whose translation is MQPSSDFVSDVLIIGSGAAGLSLALRLADHCKVTVLSKGPLNEGSTFYAQGGIAAVFDETDSIDSHVDDTLIAGAGLCDKEAVEFIASNAKHCVQWLINQGVLFDTETSDSTERYHLTREGGHSHRRILHTADATGKEVETTLVGKARAHPNISVKERYNAVDLITSSKLGLPGTQRVVGAYVWNRDIEQVETMRAKSVVLATGGAAKVYQYTTNPDVASGDGIAMAWRAGCRVANLEFNQFHPTCLYHPQARNFLLTEALRGEGAYLKRPDGTRFMPDFDPRGELAPRDVVARAIDHEMKRLGADCMYLDISHRPPEFIKHHFPMIDEKLLSLGIDLTREAIPIVPAAHYTCGGVMVDQHGRTDLDGLYAIGEVSYTGLHGANRLASNSLLECLVYGWSAAEDILQRLPNIKMPKSLPPWDESKVDDSDEKVVIQHNWHELRLFMWDYVGIVRTTKRLERALRRITTLQLEIDEYYANFRISNNLLELRNLVQVAELIVRSAMARKESRGLHFTLDYPDLLEHSQPTILQP